One Stigmatopora nigra isolate UIUO_SnigA chromosome 1, RoL_Snig_1.1, whole genome shotgun sequence DNA segment encodes these proteins:
- the LOC144201165 gene encoding dysbindin-like, which produces MSSSGSTKHNKRLASETDNSQRVFDNDSAQHLKLRERQRFFEEVYQQDVDNYLPSAHLQIDSRKPPMGSISSMEVNVDVLEQMDLMDISDQEALDVFLNAETVGDEGDLASPLPDGEDEDDDEANEEAEVIYRVCPPLQRQNEVNASKSRISSTSSGSSDTSGGRADTPVIQSDDEEIHADTQLLTSVPHPGDDETEDEEEEQRCLLTKSQRLK; this is translated from the exons ATGTCATCTTCAGGGTCCACCAAACACAACAAACGGCTGGCGT CGGAGACAGACAACTCGCAGAGAGTGTTCGACAACGATTCTGCACAACATTTGAAGCTGAGGGAGCGACAACGCTTTTTTGAGGAGGTCTACCAGCAAGATGTTGACAACTACCTTCCCTCAGCCCACCTACAGATTGACAGCAGGAAGC CTCCCATGGGAAGTATCTCATCAATGGAAGTAAATGTGGATGTCTTGGAGCAAATGGACCTGATGGACATATCTGATCAAGAAGCCCTTGACGTATTCCTCAATGCTGAAACTGTAGGAGATGAGGGAGACCTTGCATCACCACTACCAG ATGGAGAGGATGAAGACGATGATGAGGCAAATGAAGAAGCCGAGGTTATCTATAGGGTTTGTCCACCATTGCAACGGCAGAATGAAGTCAATGCTTCAAAGTCTCGCATTTCTTCGACATCATCAGGCTCCAGTGATACTAGTGGTGGCAGAGCAGACACACCAGTAATTCAGTCAGATGACGAGGAAATCCATGCTGATACCCAACTGCTGACCTCTGTTCCTCATCCTGGTGATGATGAAacagaggatgaagaagaggagcAAAGATGCCTTCTGACAAAATCACAAAGACTAAAATAA